One Thiohalomonas denitrificans DNA window includes the following coding sequences:
- a CDS encoding thiamine phosphate synthase has product MPPALVEELGADGLHLDSKALNSADKRPVPETYLLAVSGHTLKALRKGEALGASFAVLPPIKYTKAHPDIEPLGWDGLETIAAQLKIPLYALGPEFIE; this is encoded by the coding sequence GTGCCCCCGGCCCTGGTGGAAGAGCTCGGTGCCGATGGCCTGCACCTGGACAGCAAGGCCCTGAATTCTGCCGACAAGCGTCCGGTGCCCGAAACTTACCTGCTCGCCGTCTCCGGCCATACCTTGAAAGCGCTCCGGAAAGGCGAAGCCCTCGGTGCCAGCTTCGCGGTGCTCCCGCCCATCAAATACACCAAGGCACACCCTGATATCGAACCGTTGGGATGGGACGGATTGGAGACTATCGCCGCTCAGCTCAAGATACCCCTCTATGCACTCGGACCTGAATTCATAGAATAA